One part of the Rutidosis leptorrhynchoides isolate AG116_Rl617_1_P2 chromosome 1, CSIRO_AGI_Rlap_v1, whole genome shotgun sequence genome encodes these proteins:
- the LOC139867845 gene encoding zinc finger BED domain-containing protein RICESLEEPER 1-like isoform X3, producing MVITGHFIDYKWRLHKRVLNFVHVPPPRTGLDIADGIYNCLKDWGIEDKIFSISVDNASYNDRVVETLKRNFTLLRKLPCKDYEPKFQHLPSEEDWDNMCTNVISGSYYPTANLYLIEVYKVKQVLDNGTNSEDQFVRDMVKVMKVKFDKYWGECHLLMAITSVLDPRLKNG from the exons ATGGTCATCACGGGGCACTTTATCGATTATAAATGGAG ATTACATAAACGCGTGCTAAATTTTGTCCACGTTCCTCCTCCTCGTACCGGTCTTGATATAGCAGATGGCATATATAATTGTTTGAAGGATTGGGGAATTGAGGATAAGATCTTCTCTATCTCTGTGGACAATGCATCATACAATGATAGAGTTGTTGAGACACTTAAAAGAAATTTCACCTTGTTAAGAAAGCTTCCTTGCAAAG ATTATGAACCTAAATTTCAACATTTGCCGAGCGAAGAAGATTGGGATAAT ATGTGTACGAATGTTATTTCAGGAAGTTATTATCCTACTGCCAATTTATACCTTATTGAGGTTTATAAAGTCAAACAAGTGTTAGATAATGGAACTAATTCTGAAGATCAATTTGTTCGTGATATGGTGAAAGTTATGAAGGTAAAGTTTGACAAGTATTGGGGGGAGTGCCATTTGCTTATGGCTATAACTTCTGTTCTCGATCCAAGGTTAAAAAATGGTTGA
- the LOC139893644 gene encoding uncharacterized protein has product MRGDHSHPTIMFEAVASYDNWIWHAYFGVAGSNNDINVVNTSDLFNSMLNEEMPDIPYQINGVHYSRGYYLADGIYPTWAAFVKGFSSAVDEKRTYFTKKQASARKDVERTFGILQGRWHILQQPARAYEVNIMRQLMYTCIVIHNIIIKDNGYNLAENDWVVEPVQHKQRTWIDRCDARA; this is encoded by the coding sequence TGATAATTGGATTTGGCATGCGTATTTTGGTGTAGCGGGTTCAAACAACGATATTAATGTGGTAAACACTAGTGATTTGTTCAACTCAATGCTTAATGAGGAAATGCCTGACATTCCTTATCAAATTAACGGGGTTCATTATAGCAGGGGGTATTATTTAGCTGACGGTATTTACCCAACTTGGGCGGCATTTGTTAAGGGATTTTCAAGTGCCGTTGATGAAAAACGTACTTACTTTACAAAGAAACAAGCGAGTGCTCGCAAAGATGTTGAAAGAACGTTTGGGATCCTACAAGGCCGTTGGCATATTCTTCAGCAACCCGCACGAGCTTACGAGGTGAATATAATGAGACAACTAATGTACACCTGCATCGTGATACACAACATCATTATCAAAGACAATGGATACAACCTTGCTGAGAATGATTGGGTAGTTGAGCCCGTCCAACATAAACAACGTACGTGGATCGATAGGTGCGACGCTCGAGCATGA
- the LOC139867845 gene encoding zinc finger BED domain-containing protein RICESLEEPER 1-like isoform X2 translates to MVITGHFIDYKWRLHKRVLNFVHVPPPRTGLDIADGIYNCLKDWGIEDKIFSISVDNASYNDRVVETLKRNFTLLRKLPCKDYEPKFQHLPSEEDWDNVTSMCTNVISGSYYPTANLYLIEVYKVKQVLDNGTNSEDQFVRDMVKVMKVKFDKYWGECHLLMAITSVLDPRLKNG, encoded by the exons ATGGTCATCACGGGGCACTTTATCGATTATAAATGGAG ATTACATAAACGCGTGCTAAATTTTGTCCACGTTCCTCCTCCTCGTACCGGTCTTGATATAGCAGATGGCATATATAATTGTTTGAAGGATTGGGGAATTGAGGATAAGATCTTCTCTATCTCTGTGGACAATGCATCATACAATGATAGAGTTGTTGAGACACTTAAAAGAAATTTCACCTTGTTAAGAAAGCTTCCTTGCAAAG ATTATGAACCTAAATTTCAACATTTGCCGAGCGAAGAAGATTGGGATAATGTGACTAGT ATGTGTACGAATGTTATTTCAGGAAGTTATTATCCTACTGCCAATTTATACCTTATTGAGGTTTATAAAGTCAAACAAGTGTTAGATAATGGAACTAATTCTGAAGATCAATTTGTTCGTGATATGGTGAAAGTTATGAAGGTAAAGTTTGACAAGTATTGGGGGGAGTGCCATTTGCTTATGGCTATAACTTCTGTTCTCGATCCAAGGTTAAAAAATGGTTGA
- the LOC139867845 gene encoding zinc finger BED domain-containing protein RICESLEEPER 1-like isoform X1, whose amino-acid sequence MVITGHFIDYKWRLHKRVLNFVHVPPPRTGLDIADGIYNCLKDWGIEDKIFSISVDNASYNDRVVETLKRNFTLLRKLPCKDYEPKFQHLPSEEDWDNVTSVCEILKVFKMCTNVISGSYYPTANLYLIEVYKVKQVLDNGTNSEDQFVRDMVKVMKVKFDKYWGECHLLMAITSVLDPRLKNG is encoded by the exons ATGGTCATCACGGGGCACTTTATCGATTATAAATGGAG ATTACATAAACGCGTGCTAAATTTTGTCCACGTTCCTCCTCCTCGTACCGGTCTTGATATAGCAGATGGCATATATAATTGTTTGAAGGATTGGGGAATTGAGGATAAGATCTTCTCTATCTCTGTGGACAATGCATCATACAATGATAGAGTTGTTGAGACACTTAAAAGAAATTTCACCTTGTTAAGAAAGCTTCCTTGCAAAG ATTATGAACCTAAATTTCAACATTTGCCGAGCGAAGAAGATTGGGATAATGTGACTAGTGTGTGTGAAATTCTGAAAGTTTTCAAg ATGTGTACGAATGTTATTTCAGGAAGTTATTATCCTACTGCCAATTTATACCTTATTGAGGTTTATAAAGTCAAACAAGTGTTAGATAATGGAACTAATTCTGAAGATCAATTTGTTCGTGATATGGTGAAAGTTATGAAGGTAAAGTTTGACAAGTATTGGGGGGAGTGCCATTTGCTTATGGCTATAACTTCTGTTCTCGATCCAAGGTTAAAAAATGGTTGA